In Balearica regulorum gibbericeps isolate bBalReg1 chromosome 2, bBalReg1.pri, whole genome shotgun sequence, one DNA window encodes the following:
- the GGCT gene encoding gamma-glutamylcyclotransferase, whose product MEPGGGTERGGGCFLYYAYGSNLLRERLLLSNPSAALCAVARLQDFKLEFGHHQGRTSSVWHGGTATIVQSPGDEVWGIVWKMNASNLSSLDKQEGVEDGIYVPIEVDVHTQAGKVLTCRSYQMKDYVCGPPSPQYKKVICMGAKQNGLPTHYQKKLEAIETNNYAGPVQIMEEIEAAIKAKKINSA is encoded by the exons ATGGAGCCGGGTGGCGGAACGGAGCGGGGGGGCGGCTGCTTCCTCTACTACGCGTACGGCAGCAATCTGCTGCGGGAGCGGCTGCTGCTGAGCAACCCCTCGGCGGCGCTCTGCGCCGTGGCACGCCTGCAG gATTTTAAGCTCGAGTTTGGCCATCATCAAGGCAGGACAAGTTCTGTCTGGCATGGAGGTACAGCTACCATTGTTCAGAGCCCTGGAGACGAAGTATGGGGAATAGTGTGGAAAATGAACGCTAGCAATTTAAGTTCACTGGATAA GCAAGAGGGAGTTGAAGATGGCATTTATGTCCCGATAGAAGTTGATGTCCACACTCAAGCAGGAAAGGTACTGACCTGTCGAAGCTACCAGATGAAGGACTATGTCTGTGGTCCCCCTTCTCCTCAATATAAAAAG GTTATCTGCATGGGTGCAAAACAGAATGGCTTGCCAACTCACTATCAGAAAAAATTAGAAGCTATTGAAACTAATAACTATGCAGGGCCAGTGCAAATCATGGAAGAGATTGAAGCTGctattaaagcaaagaaaataaattctgcataG